The sequence GCCAGGTGGAGCGCGCCAACGGCTTGATCCAACAGGGGCTCAAAGCCAGGATCTTTGACCCGATCGAAAAATATGGCTCCAAATGGATCCAAGTACCACCCAGAGTAGTATAGGGACTGCGCACGTAGAGAAGTCGGGCCACCGGCTACTCCCCCTTCTTCATGGTCTACGGTTCTAAGGCTATCCTCTCGACAGATATCGCCTTTGGTGCTCCGCACACCCAGAACTACGATGAAGGCGATGCTGAAACAACTCGGCGAACAGATCTCGACTCGGCCAAGGAGCACTGTCTAACGGCAGCCCTCCAGCACGCCTGGTTTGAGCAGCAGCTACGTCGTTACCATGACAAAAATGTCCAGCAGCGTGACTTCAACGTCGGCGACCTGGTACTCCGACGGGTCCAGTCCCCCGAAGGCAAGCTAACTTCCCCATGGGAAGGCCCCTTCATCGTAAGTAGCGTAGTCGTCCCAGGAACCTACAGGCTGTAGCGCGATGATGAAACGGATGtgggcaacccatggaacatcgaGCACCTTCGTCGCTTCTATCCGTAGAAGAATGATAAAAAAAGCTATGTATTCAACTCATCAGTTATTAATAAAGTTCAAAGTTTTTTAGTTACTTGtacttgcttcttcttcttctccccgaCTTGTTCAGCACACTAGGGGGCTGCGCGTCAGTCAGCCCGACTCGCCTGCCACACTCGGGGGATGGGCTCGGCCAGCCCGATCCGCCCAAGTCTGCTCAGCGCAGACACACCCAATGCAACCAGTTGTTGCGAGCACAACTCTGCTAGTCTTGAAACCACCCTGCATCACCTCTTACCGCTCGCGCGCTTGATGACCAGCTCTCAACCCGGCAAGTAAAGGCACATCGCAGGGTCGTCTTTCCTAACTACTCGGTCAACTCGGCAACTTCTTGGATTGCGGAatcaaacacaaacacatgcaaatttatttacatacaaaataaatattatttattggCCATCTACTGACCATTTTCCTAGCTCCTACAGCTACAGGTTGAGGTCGGCCGCCACGCACTCCGCGATCGGCCGGGCGTCGATGAGGTAGTCAGACTAGGGAAGGTCCGAGGTGTCTGGCGCCATCCCGTCACCCACCGGCTCCAAGTCGGCCTCCGAGTAGTGGGACTTCACAAGTCCCAGGGTGTACTAGGACGCATCCTCGGCAGCCTTCCTGGCGAAGACCTCCAGCTGCCCGCATGCCGCcagctcctctgccgcggccgcGCCTTCAGGCTCAAAGGCGGTGAGGACGGCATTCACCTTGCCGGTGAGCCACCCTAGGGCCGCGACCGCCTCAGCCAGCTGGGCCTCCGCACCTGCCAGCAAGGTCTCACGTCAAATCCACGTGAACTCATTGCAAAGGAAAACTGGGTGGTTTCCGAACCAAACTTCCGCACGCTTGGCGCTCCAGGCGGAGTTTGCCCTCGGTGGCATGGAGGAGACATGGCCACCTCGACCCTGCGGGTCTCATCAGTGGACTCCTCTACCTTCCTCTTCCTGTGAAGCCAGAATTTCCGCATCAGCAAGAcgcaattcaagattcaaagcAAAACAACAAGGTTCGCAACTGCAGCTTTACTCACCCTCCGTTGCTGCGCGCTACGAAGGACGTCTTCAACTGTGCGGCGGGCGGTTGCGACCGGGGCACGAGTAGAGGAAACCCGATGCCTCCCATGCGCGTCAGCCCCAGCGCCGCCTCTCCCTCTGCACGCTTGGCGCCAGCGCTGGTGCCCTCACTCGACAACTCGGGGGCGTCCTCCGCCCTAGGCTCTTCGCTGCCCaacctcgaggcggcggcgggccccgcTTGGGCAGGGCACCCCTCATGCTGGCCTTGGAGGCCGAGATCTTGCGGatggcccgcctcctcctctgcgGTCCCGATGCGGTCGGGTTAGGAGGGGCACTGGCTCCCACAACTTCAACATCCGACTTGCCCCCAATGGACGAGTCGGCCGATGCTTCCAGATCGGCCGCCTCTGGCTCCTTCAGATTGGTCGGGTCAGCAGCGTCCTTCCCTGCATCCCCCTCTGGCAAGGGAGTAGGGGACCAGAATTCTTGGACTTTGGCCTGCAAGCACGAAGATATTCCGAGTTGATTACAACCCAACGGGTGCGCTGCATACGGAAAGCAGGGCCAAAAACTACTTCAAGGCAAAAACAGAACTACTCGGAACAAAAAGCAGAACAATACATAAAGGAGAAGAAGACTTACGGCTCTGGTCGGCCGCTTCAAGCAATGTGCCTTCGGGCACCCTCTGTCACGGATCGCCCCCGGCATCATGCGGGCGACCCGGTTCGAAGCTTCTTCCCGGGGGACCTTTCGGTTCTGCCCCCGGGTTGGGTCCTGGCAACCCCAGTTCTCGAAGTCGGGGTGCACCCTGTCCTGAATCTGCTGCACTAGCCGCTTGCTAAAGGACAGGGCCACCATGGCACCTGCCAGCCCCTGGGCCAACAGGCCGGCGATCTCATCGAGGAGGAGATTCACTTGGATCATCTCCTCCTCAGTCAGCAGCTCCTCCAAGCACGCGCGGGACTCCGGTGCGCGGCCGGTGCGAGCGGGGAGACAGGGAGCTGGGTTCGACAccatgaaccactccttctcccATCCCTTGTTGCTGTCACAGAGCTCCAGGGCCAGATACGATCGACCCTGGCGCAGAGAGAAGGCGGCACAGCCCACCACGTTACGGTGGGCGGCGGACGGGTACCCTCTCAGATGGTACAGGGCCCGCCACAGGTTGAAGTGCGGGGCGATTCCCAGGAACGCCTCGTACAGGTGAATAGAGATCGCGATCTGCGTGATGGAGTTTGGCTTGAGATGCGTTACCTCAAGCCCGTAGAAGAAAAGCAGCTCACGGAAGAAGGTCCCCACGGGGAAGGCGAAGCCCTTCTCATAGAAGGACCGGAAGACCACCGTCTCCGTCCAGTCCTCCGTCAGGAAGTCCTCCCCGTAGCAGCACTTCCGCCCCGAGATTGCCTTCtcggggaggaggccgcgctcCACCAGGTCCTGGATATCCTCCTCTCGATGGGTGCTCGGCACCCATGCCCTCGAGGGTGGCGGCACGTCGCCAGCGCTCCCTGACGTGGAGGAGGAAGACATCGGCGAAGGACAGGCCATTCCGAACGGCGGCAAGTGGATCAGATTTACAGAGGAGTGGAGAGGGCGACTGATGGCGAGAAGGCAAGAAGGCGAGGACAGGAAGGCCAGGGAACGGGTAGCCCCCGCGGGCCGGGCCCTTCCCCTCTTAAAGAGGATCAGACGTGCGTGCAACGGCAACCCCGAAGATTGCGCGGAATTCGAATCGACTTTCCAGAAACAGCCCGAGTCATACTCGGCAAGGAGCAGGCCCCCAACGGTAACTTTCTGCCCATTGCAGTGAAGACCAAtggtaaaaatacaaactactTGGGCACCGCGACCACTctgcgtgtctccgtgactccaccagccaccctgctcgggggcttgGCGCCACtgccactcggcgtgtctccgcgactccgctagcgaccctgctcggcagctgggcgccgctaccactcggcgtgtctccgcgactccgccagccaccctgctcgggggctgggcgtcgctaccactcggcgtgtctccgggACTCCGCCAgctaccctgctcgggggctgggcgccgctaccactcggcgtgtctccgggACTCCGCCAgctaccctgctcgggggctgggcgccgctaccactcggcgtgtctccgcgactccgccagctaCCCTGCTCtagggctgggcgccgctaccacttggcgtgtctccgtgactccgccagcgaccctgctcggggggcTTGGCGCTGTGACTCCAGGGTCAGGTGGACCTGGTCTGATGAATGACCGGGAAAATGACAAGGCAGCATGACGTACTGAGTGCTCAGGCAGCTCGGGAGTTCAGACAGACAAGACTTCTTTATTGACCCTCGAAAAGCTTCTTCGAAACCTTCCGAGGCTTGGGAGCTGCACCCAACAGGTGCGCCCAGGGGCGCATCCCATTGAAAACTAAAGGGAGTCAGAAATCATCATGAGTCTCGAAGAACTTCGCACAAGTCAACCATCAAGATTCGGCTCAAGCTCTTCAGCActcgggggcttgacggaggtacATCCGGGTACCTCCCAACCACTAGTTATCTCCCGACTGGGTACCTACTCGGCCAGGACCACTCTGCACGACTACCCGACGGACAGGCACTCGCCTGGACGTCggaaggttcctccgaggatcaggatcaaggcgcggatatgaattccggatatctagggatctaaatagacctgattccatgtaacaccccgagtagatatcctcccttacttgtaacccacggcacctggcctataaaggcATCGTGAGGAGACCCATAGAATGCATTAATCCATCTCTCATCGTCAAGCTCATACAATACAcacaacacaggacgtagggtattacgcttccgagcggcccgaacctgtctaaaccctagcgTCATCTCGCAACCATCTAGTTATTGGCTCCAGAATTCCcccttcacctacaaatctaccgccGGGCGTACCCttggtggacttgccggataagcaatccgacagGCGGTCACCGGGGCGCGCCGGGGGCAGGGTGGGGCGCGACGCTCcgggggcgggggaggggagggggccgtGGCCGGgctgagctcctcctcctccggcggcacggcggcgtggaggcggcggcacggcggcgtgcgTGCGGGTGTGGGTGTGTGAGTGAGTTGTGTGTGTGGGCGTGGAGGCGTGCGCACGGCTAAGGGTTTGGGGGGGGCAGTGTGTTTGTCGAGTGCCAGAtctgggcactcggcaaaggcaaaGTCACgaccgctttgccgagtgccctggtctgggcactcggcaaaggcaaaGGCAATAGACCTCATTTCAAATTCCTttcaattcaaaatttatttaaacATATTTCTTTGAATATAATTCAACATTTCATTACCAAACTtatatttcacaaatatatcAAGCTTCaacaaaaaatattatattgttTCAATGAATTTAGCTATATTTCAATTTGTATGAACTAATTCTCtacatttgacaaaaaaaataaaaaaatatgaattttttttgaaaaataaccaaaatttAACATAAACAAATTTATGAGGTCTATTGCGTATATAAAAAATTTAACATACTTTAGCCAAAACATTTCCATTATTTCATGCAGTAtaagttcaaattcaatttacatagtagtaaaaaaaattaatattatcAAATGggctaaaaaataattaatatttaGCATAAACCAATCAATCATGACCATTGCCtacacaaaaagttttgaagtcATATCTCAATTTGATGGTCCGTTGGACTCAAAAACTTAACGGACTCATTCACATATCTCTGGAACTTCTTCGGAATTCCTCATCCTGTAACCAATGTATGTGATAACTTTTGCGCAATCTTCTCAATTTTGTTCCACAGCCTCGACTTATGATATCATGCTTTCactacaaatttcataattttcagacttcGTTTGAgttttatagaatttaaaatctATTCAGCCACAAATTCGTTACTATGTTTCCTGAATAAGATGTTtgattttttgtttaaattcttgGAAAAAGCCTCAAATTTGACccaataacatgaatataatttttccaTTAATTATCCACAAATCACACAACATTttgcagttcaaatttgaattatccACAAAATATTCTTTCAATGAAATAAATAATCTAAATATAGTAAACATAAAGGATAATTTGCCAAATTTAAATATGATGTCCTTCACATAGTATGAGAACAGAAGAAAAAGTTTGGAGGTTGTTGGAAAAAGTTTTTGTctttatttgccgagtgccaaagcaGACACTCGGCACAATTTACTAAATGCCGAGTGCCTGGTCTATTACACTTGGCATTCTAagccctttgccgagtgcccctaTCTTGTCACCtagctggcactcggcaaacaataacGATCGTTGCAAAATGGGAACGTTTGTGGCATCGGAGTAACGGTCATGGGAACAGGCGTGTGCGGTGCACGTGacagtgtttgccgagtgtcaactGTGGGGCACTAGGCAAAGagctgtttgccgagtgtcccctTATCGGCACTCGGTAAACAAAAACGGCCGTGAAGGCCACCCCACCGTAACGGTCGTCTACGAGCGTGTGCGGTGCACGTGacgctctttgccgagtgtctttttCAGACACTCCGCAAAGATGGGCTTTGCTGAGTGCCCGCAGGCCAGCACTCAGCAAATagcggctttgccgagtgccaactggccggcactcggcaaagatttatTCCGCTGAGTGCCAGTTGTTCACCGAGTGCTTTTTGGTGGGCACTCGACAAATAATTCATTTGCCGGGTGCTCGAGATTCTGCACTCGGTAAAGAACCTGGCACTCGGCATACGTGGGTTTTCCGGTAGTGACAAGTAGCAAAAATATGTGCTGAATTGCAGCCACACGACCACACGTTACAAGTCACAAGTCACGCGGAAATACGTTTGAACACCGTTTcatcggatactccgggtatatgtcCGGATACTCTGGAGGTAGCCACTTGTTGCATTGGAATTCTGAATCGCTAATTCCAATACTATATATATACGTATCATTGGTGGACGGTGACTTTTCAGCAGAAAGCAAGCAGGCATGTCCACAATTTGCAGCGACAAGATCCGATCCAAAGGCATGGCTGTCAGGTAGGCTCAGCTAGAGATGAAAACGGTTCGGACATGGACGGATATCACTGAtatcgtatttgttttcatatttgtgtTCGAATACAGAGTCAGATACAGATATTGTTAGTTTTTGTCGGAtaagattgtaatggatatcgacatcataaaaatgtaactttTGAACATTCGGATATGGATCAGTTACGGATAGTAGATACTCGgaatcggatacggacggataaaaaCACTTCCAGACCGGATCAAATTCGAATATGGTCGGgaaatatccgtaccatttTCATCCCTAGGCTCAGCAGATGATCCCAGGGTTGCCTGCTGCATGCTCGAGCAACACGTGCATGCACATGTGCTGGCCGTGCGCAATCTTTTCCAAACCGATGCAGTGCAGCAGTGGCAGGTAACTCCCTGGAAGAAGCGCGCTGTGTTGAAGACGATGATGACTCGAGAGAGCTAGCGAGAGGCTGATCACTGATAGATGCTGCCGTGCTGTTTCTCCCGGCCCGTTCGCGTGGGAAGTGGGAATCTCAGCGggtatatatatttaatttcaAGCAAAGCCCATGATGATCATGATGCAGATAAAGATATACTCTACTACCCTAATTCCTGAACTTTCAATCTTTATTAAATATAAGCAAGCAACCTCACGATAGCACGAAATAAAGAGGGACGTACGGTTTGAGCTTAACTGACGGCTCGTTCTCATCTCGGGTCATCGATCATCTTCAACCCAGTGCCTTACACAGTGATCTGAGGGCTCGAGGCACGGTCGAAGCGAACGGTTGCTACCCAAACTAAATAAACATATATGCATACAAACAAAGGAAAATTAAAAGATCCTTTTTCTACTAGAGATGGACTGACGGCTGCCTAACGACGAACGAGAAGAGCCCTTCAGGTTACTGTAATTATTAATTATCTGGCCCTCTAGTACTAGTCTGGCTTCGTGGCAATGCGTTCTTCATGCTCCTAGCATAATCCTCCAGCCGTTTCAGCCCTTCTTGTGAAGATATTGCCTCACCCAACTGTCTCACCATTGCACTGCCAATTATCACCCCATCAGCTCCCCACTCCGCAATCTGTTCAGCAAATGCGAAAAGGTTGCGTTAAATAAACTTGACCAAGAAATTAGCCAATGCTAATTAATGAGTAAATTAAACCAGATGATGTGATATGGTAACTTCTCCTACCTGCTTTACGTGCTCAGGTTTCGATATGCCAAATCCAACAGCCACAGGTTTGTTAGTGACCtgcaaagaaaaataaaacaagttCAGTGTGTGATCAGCGAAAGTGTTGTctaataaaacaaaaaaaaatagactTTACATATTTCCTTCCGTAAAATATATGTATACCTTTTTAACCTCTTGAATGAGAGATTCGACACGTGTGCTCACATTTGCGCGGGGACCTGTAACGCCATTGACGCTCACCTGTAGGTGACGAATGAATTGAACAAGGGGATGTTATGAGCAAATTCAGCACAGGAGCTAATAAACTATCAAGAAACAATTATGGTTTTAAACGGGCATGCACTCACAAGGTAAATAAAACCTTCTGAAGCTCTTGTGATTTCCTTCATCCTCTCTTCCGGCGTAGCTGGTGTTGTGAGCAGCACCTACATGCATGCAGCCATTGTTCAGAAGATCAGTACGTCGACAAAATTGAAGCTTTCTTGGTCTCGGTCTCAGCATGGTGATGGCAAAAATGAAGAATAGGAATAAAAAGTCAGATGGATGTCGAATGGACCTACCAGCTCGAGGTTGTTCTTCATGGCTTCACTCCTGAGGGAACAAGTGCCAGCATAAGGGAGGTCGGGGACTATCAGACCATCTACACCGGCTTCTTTGGCGGCAGCAGTGAATTCAGCCAGCCCCCACCGGATGATGGGGTTGATGTAGGAGAAGAGCACCACCGGGCACGACAGCTCCGGCGTCACCTCCTTGAGCATCGCCAGCACACCGTCTGTCGTCGTGCCGCTCGccagcgcgcgcgccgccgatgCCTAAATTTCATTTGCACAAGGTGTGAGGCAAAGCTCGAGCGCGCCCTCGCTCGCATGCGTGGGGAGGGATCACATCGCTTGCTATGTAGGCCTACCTGGATGACGGGCCCATCGGCGTAAGGGTCGGAGAAGGGCATGCCGAGCTCGATGACATCGGCGCCGCAGGCGTCCAGGAGCCGCAACGCCTCCGCCGTCGTGGCCAggtcggggtcgccggcggtgatgTACGGGATGAACGCCGTCTGCGATCACGCACGGCACACCGTCCCGAAGCTCATTAAGAATCCGTACACGCAAGCTGAGGCTCTAATCTATGTACGATAGGAGTGAAAGCACATATATACCTTGCCCTGCGCCTTGATCCTGGACATGGTCTGCGACACCGACAGGCACCGCTTGCCCGCGGGTTTGGCCGGCGTCGGGGCAGGCCGCGGAGCCACCGCGGCGACTGCCCTGATGATCGCCGCAGCCTTCCTCCGCCCAGCTGGCATCTTCGCAACCGACGCCGCCCGCGTCGTGATGAGCGACGATGGCTGGTGAACTGCCGGGGGAAAAGTCGAGTTGGAGGTCAACGACGCAGCTTTGATCTTGATCGTGAAAGCCATGTCGCTAGTTACTATGTGGCACGGGACTGTCGGTCTCGCTTGATCGATCGATGATGGGAACCCAATCCGCTCGCGTGTGGGGAGGAGCCGAGCAGGAACAGGTCACCGTGGCTTGCTTGTTTCTAGTATAGTAGCGGGGGTGCTGTGGCGGGCTTGTTTCTCGAACGCTAGAAAGCTCGGGGTTCCGTGCAGTGGTTGTGGGAGGATGCGATGCTTCTCGCCACGTTATATAGGGCAGGTGCCAGTCGTCAGCGACGCGGCCGCATATTACTATATTTGCGAGCAAAAACCATGTGGTGCTTTGCTGGTCGCGCATCACATGGTTTTAATTTGTCCGGTGCATATTTAAATTTCAATAATGCTTGCTTGTGCACGTTTTTGTGGAGATAAAACGGGAGAGGGGCTACTGCCTACTGGGctagaatgaaaaaaaaactttacagCTCGATGACTAGATCGTTTGAAGATTGCTACCATTGCATCATCATTTATGATCAAAATTAGATATATTTCACTCTATTTTTTTTGGAGATATAGAGCAATCTGTATAGTGCAACTGGAACAATTGTTCCACATTCATAATAAAATAATTCTAACACAATTAAAAAATACTTAGATATAAAATCATCCAACCACATTTAAGTATAACATTTGCCTTAAATATTTTGTCACAGGCAGGTACATGAACAAGGACACATTTGGTGGAATTAATGTAGTTCAGTCATTTTCATGGGTCCTCCTTCCTCATTTAACTTCGAGCCTCACATGTGGAACCATCTATGAGGGGTAAGAAAGACTAAATCTAGGTAGAAATTGTATCTCAAAGTTTCATCCTTTATAGCATAGATATTTGTCGTAAATTGTCATCGTAAGATGGGAGTCTGCACATCGAATAATGAAACTATGGCGCATGGGCCTAACGTTTGGCATGACCATAGATTAATTATATTCTTAGGGTTGGTGCCAATCGGGGCGGGAAATGATTTGTCACAAATTGATTTTAAAAATCAGCGAATCTTGGGCACATGCCAGTAGTCGAAATGAAGCAGATGACCAGGTCGGTGGCATCATTTGCAATCTACAGTAATACATCGTCCTCTTTGCTTGTGTTTTAATATTCCAGCACAAACTAGCCATTAGCCACCCAAAAGCAGCTTAAGCCGGTCATGTCAGAAATGAGGCACATGCATGCCGATGACATTTTAATTGAATGCTCACCTGATCAGATGCAGTAATATTAAAAAGTCGAGACAAGTCTACTTCTCTTTTGTCAACACATGTAAAATGCTTATGCTTATAATTTTGTACTAGCTAAATCGTCGGTGTCAGCCACATGGCACAAGCTGCGTTCAAATCTCCCAACGGAAAGATGCTCGAGTACAATTTAATTGAGTTGCCAATAAAAACATTTGTAAACTATTAGTTGGCATATATACCTTAATTTTTAGGGACGCGAGCAGCGTTCAAATGTCCCAAAGAAATATGCTCGAGTACACTTTAATTGAGTTGCCAATAGAAATTTTTATAAACTCTCAGTTGGCGTACTTTAATTTCCAGGGACTGCGTGTTTGGCACAGTTTCGGCTTGGATTTTTTTGTATTGTTAAGATTCTATCTAGAAAAAACATTGTTATAGGTCCACAaaaattatcttattatttgatgCAAGGAGATGGCATGCGTATACACGCACTCCGTCTGattctaataattttttggCGCCGCGTAAACAAATTCTTCATTGTGTTCTTAGCGAGTTTCGTTTTTGCCAATCTGATATATACAGATAAATTTTTGCCATCAGAAAATTGCATTCAGACTATCACAAGGATCCTTCtacatttttataaaaaataaaagcatAGATTTTTGGTCTGAGCTTAGCTGGCTAGCTCGCTTTCTCGGATCAGGAAGCTCGATCATCAAATGAAACACCAGTGGAACTTGAAAGAAAGCATTCGATCCTCCCTGCCAATCGAGCTCAAACGAGGCAGCAGGATGTGAAGGATCGGGTTCTCCATGCGGTGTGGTGGTGCCGGTGGCACGCATGCGCACGTGTTCCTTGTGCACAGTTCATTATATCACATTCCGATTTTATTCGGGTCCTCTCCCTGGAACTAAATGCTAGCCGTTGATTCCTCTCTAATAGCTTTTGGCCGAGAAGAAAACATATCCCATTTAGAACATGCAGGATAGTTAGGGTAGATATAACCGGTACTACTATATAGACTTAAATTTTCCAAAGATCTAAATTGGATTggatctaattttttttgtaatcGCAGATGCGGGTAATTAAGATATAGAGGGTTATTTCAAGCTAATTCTTTGTAATAGCATAGgttgataaaattttagaaaCAAAGTAAATCCAGCTGCTATTATTATCAATATAGCATTACCAATTATATATATTGTTTGACGGCTAGATATTTTGCTTTTGAGAATTTGTAAAATTATTCCTCTCTATTTTAGGACCTCCACGTAAAATTCTAGAAGGCTTCATCAGGTGGAGGCTTTAAAAGAAGTCTCCACTTAGTAATAgttggggtgtgtgtgtgtgactgTGTGTGTGTTGGTCCACCGATTGTTTCCCATTCTCAGTATATATTTCATTCCAAGCCCGTGGTATGGTAATACCAAGCTATACAAATCCTCCTTCAACCCCAACAGCAGCACTTCACGAAAGAGGTCAAGCCTAACTGACAAGCGAGGACTGGTATTGGATTAATAAGGATGGTGCGCTGTGTGCATGCGTACATGTTGAGGGCTTGATCAAGTCACGGTACGGTACGTAGCAGCTTCAACTAGCTAGTGACCACATATGGAAATTGAGATGCCCGTGGGGCTAGgaccttgtgatgagtgattgaacaACACAGTGTGCGTGTGATGTTTCTCTTGGTTGGTGTCGATGCAGGTGATAGGTGGAGACTGAACATGCGGCGACGTGTGAAGAATGAAGATATGATGCCACGCCGATGGACTGAGAGCGGTGAAGGGTGGATCAAGACTTGCGTTCGAGGGATTTGAGATCGTGCGGTGTATGTCTACTGTACCTGACGACACAGCGAGAGAACGTTGGTGGACGGTTTCTTGGTTaagccacaaaaccaagatcCCGGACGTTCGTTGCGGCGGACGTGGCTGAAGACGGGGACAATTGTCGATCGCGAGAAGATTCCGGATCGTCGTGCGGCGAGATCACGGGACGCCATGGTGCTAGATGGAAGGATCGCGGACATCGAGATTGTTTGCCGTGGAGGATGATATTGAGTGATACGCGCCGATTACGTTAATTTGATTTACGTAATGGCAAATTTGTAATTTAGGTAGTGCCACCCTATGGGTTATAAATATGTGGCACCTAGGATTGAGGGGCATGCGTTTTAGGGTTTTTGGGCGtttgctacagtagccgccgtgaacagttccgcgctacagtagccgccTCCCTGAAGCTCTTCTTGCGTGCA comes from Panicum virgatum strain AP13 chromosome 4K, P.virgatum_v5, whole genome shotgun sequence and encodes:
- the LOC120703103 gene encoding indole-3-glycerol phosphate lyase, chloroplastic-like; the protein is MAFTIKIKAASLTSNSTFPPAVHQPSSLITTRAASVAKMPAGRRKAAAIIRAVAAVAPRPAPTPAKPAGKRCLSVSQTMSRIKAQGKTAFIPYITAGDPDLATTAEALRLLDACGADVIELGMPFSDPYADGPVIQASAARALASGTTTDGVLAMLKEVTPELSCPVVLFSYINPIIRWGLAEFTAAAKEAGVDGLIVPDLPYAGTCSLRSEAMKNNLELVLLTTPATPEERMKEITRASEGFIYLVSVNGVTGPRANVSTRVESLIQEVKKVTNKPVAVGFGISKPEHVKQIAEWGADGVIIGSAMVRQLGEAISSQEGLKRLEDYARSMKNALPRSQTSTRGPDN